The DNA window ATAACGACTTTTTCTACCGTCGCAACAACGACTTCTGGTATGGCAAGGCCATGTGGAAACTACCACCGCTCACCGATGCGACCGACATGCTCGTCTGTGCCGAGGACCTTGGTATGATTCCTGCATGTGTCCCTGCGGTGATGAACAATCTTCAGATTCTCGTCCTTGAAATCCAGCGCATGCCTAAAGATCCCAATTCCACATTCGGCAACACATGGAGTTATCCTTACCGTTCGGTATGTACGACCTCCACACACGACATGGACGGTATCCGCCGCTGGTGGGAAAGTGACCGCGATGCAACCCAGCGCTATTACAACGAAGTTCTCGGCGAACCCGGCCCTGCACCCCAATATGCCGAACCGTGGATTTGCGAGCGTATCATCCGCATGCACCTGCAGTCGCCTTCAATGCTCTGCATTCTCCCGCTTCAGGACTGGCTGTCAATCGACGGAGTGCTGCGCCGTCAGGATCCACGCGAGGAACTCATCAACATTCCGGCAAATCCGCGTCACTACTGGCGCTACCGCATGCACCTGACCCTCGAAGACCTCAACGGACAAAAAGAATTCAACAACCGTCTCCGTGACGAAATCACCAACTCCGGCCGATGAATAGAATAATAAAAAACATCATCGCGTGACAATATGATTTAAAGGCGTGAACCAGCAGCGGTTTCACGCCTTTAAACTTATTTAACGTATAATCGCTTGCTTCTGAGTATTCAGGATATGACTGATAAGCGGAATATAAATCTGTAATTTTTTATCAAGTGAGAAAACAATTACAGCTTCATGCCGATTCCGAAAAGGGCGAAGTCGTAAATTGTCGGGTCGGCGGGGTGAAACGGCGGAGATGGGCGGTTACCTCATCGACCGAACGGCGGTCGTTGGCCTTGCGGGTGAGCAGTCCGAGCTCACGCGAAATGTCGCCGACATGGACATCAAGAGGTATATAGAGCTGGGAAGGGTTGATTACGTCCCATACCCCCATGTCGACAATACCGTCGTTTCTGACAAGCCAGCGCAAAGCCATATTCACACGTTTGAGGGCTGTTGTCGATAGATTCTGTGGCAGACATCGGGATGCAAACTCATTGTTTGCCGGATCGGTCCCCTCCAGAACACGGTTTATACCCTCGACCAGTCTCCACGCCGGAGCTTCTGATGCAGCAATCCCCTCGCTCCGTCCAAATTCCTGAAGCGAACCGTGGCGCAAGTAAATTACACGCAGCCCACGGAGGTAGTGTTTGAGATGCTGCGTGAAAAAAGTGCGGTGGATATTCTGTCCGTCAGGCAAATCCTCATAGCCCTCGTCCATAACGTAGGCATACGGTTTGTTATCCATGAGCGCGAGCAGACGGTCGCAGTTACGGCATATCATCTTTCGGTTTCCCCATGCGATGCCGGAAGTCAGCAGAGCGGCTATCTCTATGTCTCGGATATCTTCAAATCGCCGTGGAAACTGAACGGGATCGTCCTCAATGAAAGACGGCGAGTTGATTCTCGCCGCCTCTGTATCAAGGAGATTTTTTAGATCTATTTCTGTCATAGTCTATGTTTCTTCAGTCTTTTGGATCGATCTGTTTCAGAAAATCACATTTGTATCCGTATTCACTGCAGCAGTATCGTTGGCTGATGTCGTGGCTGGGATTACGAGAGCCTGCGGCTCGTAGGTAGACATTGCTTTGTCAACATCGTCGATGAGAGCCTGACTCTGCTTGTCGCGCGACACTATGATGCCCTCAGGATTGATGAGTATGATGCAAGGTATGCCGGTGATACCGTAGAGGTCTGTCGGGACATTCTGGGCATTGATGATGCAGGGCCAGTCAAGACCGTGGCTCTTGATGGCTTTAAGGGTGTTGTCAGGTTCATCCCACACGGCTACACCGAGGACATCAAGGCCCATATCTTTGTATTTTGCATAAAGTTCCTTTATGACCTTTGTCTGACGGATGCACGGACCGCACCAGCTTGCCCAGAAATCGACGAGCGTATAGCGCCCGGGCTTCACATAATCGCTGAGTTTCTCAGTCTTTCCGTTGTAGGTCACCGAAAAGTCCTTGTAGTGTTTGCCTTCGGAAGTTTCTGCACGGGCAAGAAGCGAGTTGCGGAGAGTCTGCACACGTCCTGACGAAGCGAGATTCGCATCTGCTGCTATCGCAGCGTCAATCTGTGCAAGATCCATTTCATATGCCATCTGGAGGAAATAGTAGAGACCGAGAGCATTGCCTTTGTTTTCAGAATAGGCCTTTGATGGTATTGCCTCATATTCTGCCTGCAGAGCCTTGGCCTTCGGCATCTGAGTGGAATCATTCTGGTCTATGTTCTGGTACTCACCGACAATTTCTTTCATACGTTTGGCATATGTCTCCATTTTGGCGTTTAGCGGAGTGCCGGAAGCAACTCCTTCAGGAGAAAGCGCCACATTTCCCTCTTCTACAATGAAAATCGGGCCACGCGCACCGTCGACCACCAGACGTCCGATAAAAGGTGACTGAGAGTTGCCTGAAAACTTAGCCTGACCGTCAGCAACAATTACTGAATCAACCTTCTGACCGTTGTCCCAGTTGAGAAGATAGGCCATTGTATTGTTTTTCTCAGCCGGCACATTCGCTGTCACAGAATAGTTTGACTGCGCGTTGATAGTGCAGGCGCTCACTGCAAGCATTCCGGCAGACAGCGCAAAAATAATTTTTTTATCCATAAATAACAATGTAGTTTATTGAGACAAAAGTACGTAAAATCCATCAAACAGCCAAACCGTCCATACGTAATAAAAGCTCCCGACTGATATATGCCGGGAGCTGATATAGAGCTGAATGTCTTTATAGTGGACTATCCTTACTTCACAACGACTTTTGTAGTGACGGTGCGGCCGGATTCGAGAGTATCAACCTTGATAAGAACACCCTGAGTGCCTTCGTTCACGCGGATGCCCTGAAGATTATAGTAGACGGTGGAAACGACAGCCTCTTCAGCCGAGATGCCGTCAATGGCAGATGTCGCGCCTCCGACGGCAACAGCCTCTCCGAGACCACCCATTTCGTTGGCTGCACGGACAGAATAAACTTCACCCGCACGGCCTACCTCTACCTCAAACTGAGGCTCGATTGTAAAGGCGATAACCTTGCCGTCCTTGCATACTGCCCAACAAGACACGTAATCGCTATTATCCCATGAAAGCAGACCGTTTTCAAGAGTGACATTGGCCGGGGCCGGAGCCTGCTCAGTGTAGCTTGCGGGATCCCAGTCGTCGTCCGAACCCATGACGGCCTCATAGCTCATAGCATCGGCTTCTTCCTTAGTCAGCACAGGATTGTTTTCGTGTGAATCGGCAAAAATCTTCTTGCGCTGGCTGAGATCAATCACTGTTCCGGTAGAAGTCATCGAATTGTACTCGGCAAAGCGTGCAGGCCAGCCTCCGCTCATTTCGTTCCATCCGATTGCCGAAGGCTTGA is part of the Duncaniella dubosii genome and encodes:
- a CDS encoding TIGR02757 family protein gives rise to the protein MTEIDLKNLLDTEAARINSPSFIEDDPVQFPRRFEDIRDIEIAALLTSGIAWGNRKMICRNCDRLLALMDNKPYAYVMDEGYEDLPDGQNIHRTFFTQHLKHYLRGLRVIYLRHGSLQEFGRSEGIAASEAPAWRLVEGINRVLEGTDPANNEFASRCLPQNLSTTALKRVNMALRWLVRNDGIVDMGVWDVINPSQLYIPLDVHVGDISRELGLLTRKANDRRSVDEVTAHLRRFTPPTRQFTTSPFSESA
- a CDS encoding TlpA disulfide reductase family protein, yielding MDKKIIFALSAGMLAVSACTINAQSNYSVTANVPAEKNNTMAYLLNWDNGQKVDSVIVADGQAKFSGNSQSPFIGRLVVDGARGPIFIVEEGNVALSPEGVASGTPLNAKMETYAKRMKEIVGEYQNIDQNDSTQMPKAKALQAEYEAIPSKAYSENKGNALGLYYFLQMAYEMDLAQIDAAIAADANLASSGRVQTLRNSLLARAETSEGKHYKDFSVTYNGKTEKLSDYVKPGRYTLVDFWASWCGPCIRQTKVIKELYAKYKDMGLDVLGVAVWDEPDNTLKAIKSHGLDWPCIINAQNVPTDLYGITGIPCIILINPEGIIVSRDKQSQALIDDVDKAMSTYEPQALVIPATTSANDTAAVNTDTNVIF